A single genomic interval of Adhaeribacter pallidiroseus harbors:
- the rpoC gene encoding DNA-directed RNA polymerase subunit beta', whose translation MFCERIFGPVKDWECHCGKYKRIRYKGIICDRCGVEVTEKKVRRERMGHIELVVPVAHIWYFKSLPNKIGYLLGLPTKKLDQIIYYERYVVVQPGILAEDGVNILDFLTEDEYLDMIDKLPRENQMLDNSDPNKFIAKMGAEALELLLTRINLDDLSYELRYSAAHETSQQRKGEALKRLRVVEAFRDAATRIENKPEWMVIRMVPVIPPELRPLVPLDGGRFATSDLNDLYRRVIIRNNRLKRLIEIKAPEVILRNEKRMLQEAVDSLFDNSRKVNAVRAEGNRALKSLSDMLKGKQGRFRQNLLGKRVDYSGRSVIVVGPELKLHECGLPKNMAAELFKPFIIRKLIERGIVKTVKSAKKIVDRKDPVVWDILENVLKGHPVLLNRAPTLHRLGIQAFQPKLIEGKAIQLHPLVCTAFNADFDGDQMAVHVPLGPAAILEASMLMLASHNILNPANGAPIAVPSQDMVLGLYYVTKGKRSTENEKITGEGRIFYSAEEVIIAINEGQLSKHAYIKVRTKVLNEDEKIVTKVIETVAGRVLFNQFVPEEVGFVDELLTKKKLQQIISRVFKATGMARTAQFLDDIKTLGFQSAYKGGLSMGLGDIVIPKEKDILVEQAKRDVDAVWANYSMGLITDNERYNQVIDIWTRINNQITETLMSRLEKDDQGFNSIYMMMHSGARGSREQIRQLGGMRGLMAKPQKSLQGSVGEIIENPILSNFKEGLDVIEYFISTHGARKGLADTALKTADAGYLTRRLVDVSQDVIVNEEDCGTLRGLEVSALKDNEDIVESLSERILGRVNVHDIIDPINNEMILEAGTEITEEITRRIEATAIETIEIRSVLTCESKRGICAKCYGRNLSSGRMVQKGEAVGVIAAQSIGEPGTQLTLRTFHVGGTASNIAVDAAIRAKFNGVVEFEDVRTIETVNNEGTTVRVVMGRSGEVRIVESGTNKILISNHVPYGSFLTVEEGQTIAKGDEICAWDPYNAVILSEFDGLISYESLIEGITYREESDEQTGHREKVIIETKDKTQNPSIVVNPSSGESKGYNIPVGAHLTVEDGEQIRAGQILAKIPRAIGKTRDITGGLPRVTELFEARNPSNPAVVSEIDGVVTYGGVKRGNREIFIESKDGVKKKYMVPLSKHILVQDNDFIRAGLPLSDGAITPTDILNIQGPGAVQEYLVNEIQEVYRLQGVKINDKHIEVVVRQMMQKVMVIDPGDTTFLENQIVDKVTFMEENDTIIDMKVVEDAGESSNLKPGQIVTSRRLRDENSSLKRRDLRLVTVRDAQPAVSKPTLQGITQASLGTQSFISAASFQETTKVLSEAAIKGKADELLGLKENVIVGHLIPAGTGLREYNNLIVGSREEYDALIASKQATKARQSELQNR comes from the coding sequence TTGTTTTGTGAACGTATATTTGGTCCGGTAAAAGATTGGGAATGTCATTGCGGTAAATATAAAAGAATAAGGTATAAAGGTATTATCTGCGACCGTTGCGGAGTGGAAGTAACGGAGAAGAAAGTACGTCGGGAGCGGATGGGCCACATTGAATTAGTGGTACCGGTTGCTCATATTTGGTACTTTAAATCCTTACCAAACAAGATAGGTTATTTATTAGGTCTGCCAACTAAAAAGCTAGATCAAATAATTTACTATGAACGGTATGTAGTAGTACAACCAGGAATCTTAGCCGAAGATGGCGTAAATATTTTGGATTTCTTGACGGAAGATGAATATCTAGATATGATAGATAAACTTCCGCGGGAAAACCAAATGTTGGATAATAGTGATCCAAACAAATTCATCGCAAAAATGGGCGCTGAGGCATTAGAGTTATTATTAACTCGGATTAACCTCGATGACTTATCTTATGAATTACGCTATTCTGCCGCTCATGAAACATCCCAGCAACGTAAAGGAGAAGCTTTAAAAAGGTTGCGCGTAGTAGAAGCTTTTCGAGATGCTGCTACTCGCATCGAAAATAAGCCAGAGTGGATGGTAATTCGGATGGTTCCGGTAATTCCACCGGAATTACGTCCTTTAGTGCCATTAGATGGAGGACGCTTTGCTACCTCTGACTTAAATGACTTGTATCGTCGGGTTATTATTCGCAACAATCGTCTGAAAAGACTGATTGAAATTAAAGCACCAGAGGTAATTCTACGGAATGAGAAGCGTATGCTTCAGGAAGCTGTCGATTCTCTATTTGATAATTCCCGTAAGGTAAATGCCGTTAGGGCTGAAGGAAATCGGGCTTTAAAATCACTTTCAGATATGCTGAAAGGAAAGCAAGGTCGTTTTCGTCAAAATCTATTAGGTAAGAGGGTTGACTATTCTGGCCGTTCGGTTATTGTAGTTGGTCCAGAGTTAAAGCTACATGAATGCGGTCTGCCTAAGAATATGGCAGCAGAGCTTTTCAAGCCTTTTATTATCCGTAAATTGATTGAACGTGGTATTGTTAAAACGGTAAAGTCAGCAAAGAAAATAGTAGATCGGAAAGATCCGGTAGTCTGGGATATTCTGGAAAATGTGTTGAAGGGCCATCCAGTATTATTAAACCGGGCTCCCACATTGCACCGTTTAGGTATTCAAGCTTTTCAGCCCAAATTAATCGAAGGCAAAGCAATTCAGTTGCACCCATTAGTTTGTACGGCTTTTAACGCTGACTTTGATGGTGACCAAATGGCGGTACACGTGCCACTCGGCCCAGCTGCAATTTTGGAAGCTTCTATGTTAATGTTAGCTTCACATAATATTTTGAATCCAGCTAATGGTGCCCCAATTGCTGTGCCATCTCAGGACATGGTTTTGGGCCTTTATTATGTGACGAAGGGTAAACGATCTACTGAAAACGAAAAGATAACTGGTGAAGGTAGAATATTCTATAGCGCTGAAGAAGTAATCATTGCTATTAATGAAGGACAGCTTTCTAAACATGCTTATATTAAGGTAAGAACTAAGGTTCTGAATGAAGACGAAAAGATTGTTACTAAGGTTATTGAAACTGTTGCGGGCCGGGTATTATTCAATCAATTTGTCCCTGAAGAAGTTGGTTTCGTAGACGAGCTTCTAACAAAGAAAAAGTTACAGCAGATTATTTCCCGGGTATTTAAAGCTACAGGTATGGCTCGTACAGCCCAGTTCCTGGATGATATTAAAACTCTAGGTTTTCAATCTGCTTATAAGGGCGGATTATCAATGGGACTAGGTGATATTGTTATTCCGAAAGAAAAAGATATTCTGGTAGAACAAGCCAAGAGGGATGTTGATGCAGTTTGGGCTAACTACTCTATGGGTTTAATCACTGATAATGAGCGTTATAACCAAGTAATCGATATCTGGACTCGTATAAACAACCAGATAACTGAGACCCTGATGAGCCGTTTGGAAAAAGACGACCAAGGATTTAACTCAATTTATATGATGATGCACTCTGGAGCTCGTGGTTCTAGAGAACAAATCCGGCAGCTAGGAGGTATGCGGGGCTTAATGGCTAAACCACAAAAATCTTTGCAAGGCTCAGTAGGTGAAATTATTGAAAACCCTATTCTTTCTAACTTTAAGGAAGGTTTAGATGTAATCGAATACTTTATTTCTACTCACGGTGCACGTAAGGGTTTGGCGGATACAGCTTTAAAAACAGCCGATGCTGGTTACCTAACACGTCGTCTAGTAGACGTTTCTCAGGACGTGATTGTAAATGAAGAAGATTGTGGTACTTTACGTGGATTAGAAGTAAGTGCGTTGAAAGATAATGAAGATATTGTAGAATCACTTTCCGAACGGATTCTTGGTCGCGTGAATGTGCATGATATTATTGATCCAATCAATAATGAAATGATTCTGGAAGCGGGCACTGAAATTACGGAGGAAATTACCAGAAGAATTGAAGCAACTGCGATTGAAACCATTGAAATCCGTTCGGTGCTAACTTGCGAAAGCAAGCGTGGTATCTGTGCAAAATGCTATGGGCGTAATCTTTCTTCGGGCCGTATGGTGCAGAAAGGAGAAGCTGTTGGAGTTATTGCAGCTCAATCAATTGGAGAACCCGGTACTCAGTTAACGCTTCGTACATTCCACGTAGGAGGTACTGCATCCAACATTGCGGTTGATGCGGCTATCCGGGCTAAGTTTAATGGGGTAGTGGAATTTGAAGATGTTCGAACTATAGAAACGGTAAACAATGAAGGAACTACGGTTAGAGTAGTAATGGGACGTTCCGGAGAAGTGAGAATCGTAGAGTCGGGTACTAATAAAATTCTGATCTCTAATCACGTACCTTATGGTTCATTCTTAACTGTTGAAGAAGGACAAACTATTGCTAAAGGTGATGAAATTTGTGCTTGGGATCCATATAACGCAGTAATTCTATCGGAATTTGATGGTCTTATCTCATATGAATCTCTAATTGAAGGTATTACATATAGGGAAGAATCTGATGAACAAACTGGGCACCGTGAAAAGGTTATCATTGAAACAAAGGATAAAACACAAAACCCTTCCATAGTAGTAAACCCAAGTAGCGGCGAAAGTAAAGGTTATAACATTCCGGTAGGTGCTCACTTAACAGTAGAAGATGGAGAGCAAATTCGGGCTGGTCAAATTTTAGCTAAAATACCGCGTGCTATAGGTAAAACAAGAGATATTACGGGTGGTTTACCACGCGTAACAGAACTATTTGAGGCACGTAACCCTTCGAACCCAGCTGTAGTATCGGAGATTGATGGTGTTGTTACTTATGGTGGTGTTAAACGGGGAAATCGTGAAATTTTCATTGAATCGAAAGATGGAGTGAAGAAAAAATACATGGTGCCATTGTCAAAACACATTCTTGTTCAGGATAATGACTTTATTCGGGCGGGTTTACCATTATCAGATGGTGCCATTACCCCAACGGATATTTTAAATATTCAAGGGCCAGGAGCCGTACAGGAATACCTAGTTAACGAAATTCAAGAAGTATACCGTTTACAGGGAGTAAAAATTAACGACAAGCATATTGAAGTTGTAGTGCGGCAAATGATGCAGAAAGTAATGGTGATTGATCCGGGAGATACCACATTCCTTGAAAATCAGATTGTTGATAAAGTTACCTTCATGGAAGAGAATGATACTATAATCGATATGAAAGTAGTGGAAGATGCAGGTGAATCATCAAACTTAAAGCCAGGGCAAATTGTAACTTCTCGCCGCTTACGGGATGAGAATTCTAGTTTGAAACGTCGTGACTTACGTTTGGTAACTGTTCGTGATGCGCAACCTGCAGTATCTAAACCAACGTTGCAAGGAATAACTCAAGCATCATTAGGTACGCAAAGCTTTATTTCAGCGGCTTCGTTCCAAGAAACGACTAAAGTGCTGAGTGAAGCAGCGATAAAAGGAAAAGCAGATGAATTATTAGGCTTAAAAGAAAACGTAATTGTAGGACACTTAATACCGGCTGGTACTGGATTGCGTGAGTATAACAACCTAATT
- the rpoB gene encoding DNA-directed RNA polymerase subunit beta translates to MNERINFASITPVIDYPDFLDVQLQSFRDFFQLETPAENRTDEGLFKVFAENFPISDSRENFVLEFIDYHVDPPKYSVDECIDRGLTYSVPLKAKLRLICNDEDNEDFETIEQEVFLGNIPYMTEKGSFVINGAERVIVSQLHRSPGVFFAQSKHTNGTKLYSARIIPFKGSWIEFATDVNNVMYAYIDRKKKFPVTTLLRAIGYGTDKDILDLFGLSEEVPADKKTMKKAVGRKLAARVLRTWTEDFVDEDTGEVVSIDRNEVLLERDSTLAEEDIDTILDSGAKSIILHRENVNIADYTIIYNTLQKDNSNSEQEAVEQIYRQLRNTEAPDVETARDIIQKLFFSDKRYDLGDVGRYRINKKLGLDNNWDAKVLTNEDIVLIVKYLIGLINSKAVVDDIDHLSNRRVRTVGEQLYAQFGVGLARMARTIKERMNVRDNEEFKPVDLINARTLSSVINSFFGTNQLSQFMDQTNPLAEITHKRRVSALGPGGLSRERAGFEVRDVHYTHYGRLCTIETPEGPNIGLISSLCVHARVNNMGFIETPYRKVTEGKVEVETGVVYLTAEEEDTHHIAQANAVIDEGGNFLSDRVKGRFEGDFPVTEPATYTYMDVAPNQIVSVAASLIPFLEHDDANRALMGSNMQRQAVPLLKPQAPIVGTGLEGRAAIDSRALIIAEGPGVVEFVDANKVVVKYDLSEDDKLVSFDAEYVTYDLIKFRRTNQDTCINLTPIVHRGDVVSKGQALCEGYATNDGELALGRNLQVAFMPWQGYNFEDAIVISEKVVRDDVFTSIHIEEFELEVRETKRGEEELTSEIPNVSEEAVRNLDENGIIRRGAEVKEGDILIGKITPKGETDPTPEEKLLRAIFGDKAGDVKDASLKAPPSLNGVVIETKLFSRPKKDKNLRAKSKKEVEDLKSHYNSELKAVKNIMVDKLTQLLDGQTTNGIKHKFGDEIMSKGIKFSRKNIAENLFPDKNPYKDESNYAVPEEVNLFKDLILENWTADDRVNNMVIELVKNYNKRRNNISARFKRERFTLEVGDELPAGIVQLAKVYIAKKRKLKVGDKMAGRHGNKGVVARIVREEDMPFLEDGTPMDIVLNPLGVPSRMNIGQIYETVLGWAGLKLGKKYATPIFDGASEEQVSAELREAGVPRYGRTYLYDGLSGDKFDQPVTVGVIYMLKLGHLVDDKMHARSIGPYSLITQQPLGGKAQFGGQRFGEMEVWALEAFGASHVLQEILTVKSDDVIGRAKAYEAIVKGDVLPKPNIPESFNVLIHELRGLALEITLD, encoded by the coding sequence ATGAATGAGCGAATTAATTTCGCTTCGATTACCCCAGTAATTGATTACCCGGATTTTCTCGATGTTCAGCTACAATCTTTTCGCGACTTTTTTCAGTTAGAAACACCCGCCGAAAATCGGACGGATGAAGGATTGTTTAAAGTATTTGCCGAGAACTTTCCTATTTCTGATTCTCGGGAAAACTTTGTTCTGGAATTTATTGATTACCATGTTGATCCACCGAAATATTCAGTAGATGAATGTATTGATCGGGGCTTAACCTATTCTGTTCCTTTAAAAGCAAAACTTCGGCTGATTTGTAATGACGAAGATAATGAAGATTTCGAGACTATTGAACAGGAAGTTTTCTTAGGAAACATTCCTTACATGACGGAAAAAGGATCGTTTGTGATTAATGGAGCTGAACGTGTGATTGTTTCTCAATTACACCGTTCGCCAGGGGTATTCTTTGCGCAGAGTAAACACACAAACGGTACTAAACTTTATTCAGCCCGAATTATTCCTTTTAAAGGTTCTTGGATTGAATTTGCTACCGACGTTAATAATGTCATGTACGCTTACATCGACCGGAAGAAAAAATTTCCGGTAACAACATTGTTGCGTGCTATTGGTTATGGAACAGATAAAGATATTCTGGATTTATTTGGATTATCAGAAGAAGTTCCGGCTGATAAAAAAACTATGAAGAAAGCTGTTGGCCGTAAGTTAGCGGCGCGGGTGTTACGTACTTGGACAGAAGATTTTGTGGATGAGGACACTGGTGAAGTAGTTTCTATTGATCGTAATGAAGTATTGTTGGAGCGTGATTCTACTTTAGCGGAAGAAGATATAGATACTATATTGGATTCAGGTGCGAAGTCTATCATCTTGCACCGCGAAAACGTGAATATCGCGGATTATACTATTATTTATAATACTTTACAAAAAGATAATTCAAACTCCGAGCAAGAAGCTGTAGAGCAGATCTATCGCCAATTACGGAATACAGAAGCGCCTGATGTAGAAACTGCCCGCGATATAATTCAAAAATTATTCTTTTCGGATAAACGTTATGATTTAGGTGATGTTGGGCGTTACAGAATTAATAAAAAACTAGGATTAGATAATAACTGGGATGCCAAAGTATTAACCAATGAGGACATTGTTCTTATAGTAAAATACCTGATTGGCTTAATCAATTCTAAAGCTGTAGTAGATGATATTGACCACTTAAGTAATCGCCGGGTTCGTACAGTTGGTGAACAGTTATATGCTCAGTTTGGAGTTGGATTAGCACGTATGGCTCGTACTATTAAAGAGCGGATGAACGTACGGGATAATGAAGAATTTAAACCTGTAGATCTAATTAATGCTCGTACTCTTTCTTCCGTTATCAACTCTTTCTTCGGAACTAACCAGTTATCCCAATTTATGGACCAGACTAATCCATTAGCTGAGATAACTCATAAACGCCGGGTGTCTGCCTTAGGGCCTGGAGGTCTTTCTAGAGAAAGAGCAGGCTTTGAAGTGCGTGACGTACATTATACGCATTATGGACGCTTGTGTACTATTGAAACACCAGAAGGTCCAAATATCGGGTTAATATCATCTTTGTGCGTGCATGCCCGAGTGAATAATATGGGCTTCATTGAAACTCCGTACCGGAAAGTAACAGAAGGGAAAGTAGAAGTTGAAACTGGTGTTGTTTACTTAACAGCAGAAGAAGAGGATACACATCACATTGCACAGGCAAATGCCGTGATTGATGAGGGAGGTAATTTCTTATCGGATAGAGTTAAAGGACGATTTGAAGGTGACTTCCCAGTTACAGAGCCAGCTACTTATACTTACATGGATGTAGCACCCAACCAAATTGTGTCGGTGGCGGCATCTTTAATTCCTTTTTTGGAACACGATGATGCAAACCGGGCTTTGATGGGTTCCAACATGCAACGCCAAGCAGTACCATTGTTAAAACCACAAGCTCCTATAGTGGGTACAGGCTTAGAAGGTCGGGCTGCAATTGACTCTCGAGCTTTAATTATTGCGGAAGGTCCAGGAGTTGTAGAGTTTGTCGATGCAAATAAAGTAGTAGTTAAATATGACTTAAGCGAAGATGATAAATTGGTAAGTTTCGACGCTGAGTATGTAACATATGATCTGATAAAGTTCAGAAGAACTAATCAAGATACTTGTATTAATCTAACGCCAATAGTGCATAGAGGTGATGTTGTTTCTAAAGGTCAAGCTTTATGTGAAGGGTATGCAACGAACGATGGCGAATTAGCTTTAGGACGCAATCTACAAGTAGCTTTCATGCCTTGGCAAGGTTATAACTTTGAGGATGCTATTGTTATTTCAGAGAAAGTAGTACGTGATGATGTCTTTACTTCTATTCACATTGAAGAATTTGAATTAGAAGTTCGCGAGACTAAAAGAGGAGAAGAAGAACTAACTTCTGAAATTCCGAATGTAAGCGAAGAAGCAGTACGTAACTTAGATGAAAATGGTATTATTCGTCGGGGTGCTGAAGTAAAAGAAGGTGATATTTTAATAGGTAAAATAACGCCAAAAGGAGAAACTGATCCCACCCCCGAAGAAAAGCTATTAAGAGCAATTTTTGGGGATAAAGCCGGTGATGTGAAAGACGCATCTCTGAAAGCACCACCATCACTAAATGGTGTAGTTATTGAAACTAAGTTATTCTCTCGTCCTAAGAAAGATAAAAACCTGCGGGCTAAGTCTAAAAAAGAAGTAGAAGACTTGAAATCACATTATAACAGTGAATTGAAAGCTGTTAAAAATATAATGGTTGACAAGTTAACACAACTACTGGATGGCCAGACAACTAATGGTATCAAGCATAAATTCGGGGATGAAATTATGTCGAAAGGTATAAAGTTCTCCCGCAAGAATATTGCTGAAAACTTATTCCCAGACAAAAACCCATATAAGGACGAAAGTAATTATGCTGTACCAGAAGAAGTTAACTTGTTTAAAGATTTAATCTTAGAAAACTGGACAGCTGATGACCGCGTAAACAATATGGTTATAGAGTTGGTTAAAAATTATAACAAACGTCGTAACAATATATCAGCTAGATTTAAGCGGGAGCGCTTTACACTAGAGGTTGGCGATGAGTTACCAGCTGGTATCGTACAACTAGCCAAAGTTTACATTGCTAAGAAACGTAAATTGAAAGTAGGGGATAAAATGGCTGGTCGTCACGGTAATAAGGGAGTTGTCGCTCGTATTGTTCGGGAAGAAGATATGCCATTTCTAGAAGATGGAACGCCAATGGATATTGTTCTAAATCCATTAGGGGTACCTTCGCGGATGAACATTGGCCAGATTTACGAGACCGTATTAGGATGGGCTGGTTTGAAATTAGGTAAAAAGTATGCTACACCTATTTTTGATGGCGCATCGGAAGAACAAGTTTCGGCTGAATTAAGGGAAGCAGGTGTTCCTCGGTACGGCCGTACTTACTTATACGATGGTTTATCCGGAGATAAGTTTGATCAACCTGTTACTGTTGGAGTAATTTATATGCTGAAATTAGGTCACTTAGTTGATGACAAAATGCACGCCCGTTCTATCGGCCCATACTCTTTGATTACACAACAACCTTTGGGTGGTAAAGCTCAATTTGGTGGTCAGCGTTTTGGCGAGATGGAGGTTTGGGCTCTAGAAGCCTTTGGTGCATCACATGTTTTGCAAGAAATCCTGACAGTAAAATCAGATGATGTAATAGGTAGAGCAAAGGCTTACGAAGCTATTGTAAAAGGCGACGTACTACCTAAACCAAATATCCCTGAGTCCTTTAACGTATTGATTCATGAATTAAGAGGCTTGGCACTGGAAATTACCTTAGATTAA
- the rplL gene encoding 50S ribosomal protein L7/L12 — translation MADLKAFAEQLVNLTVKEVNELATILKDEYGIEPAAAAPVMVAGGAAGGSDAPVVEEKTAFDVVLKSAGASKLAVVKLVKELTGLGLKEAKELVDAAPKALKEGVAKDEAESLKKALEEAGAEVEVK, via the coding sequence ATGGCAGATTTAAAAGCATTCGCTGAGCAGTTAGTAAATTTAACTGTAAAAGAGGTAAATGAACTAGCTACAATCCTGAAGGATGAATACGGCATTGAGCCGGCAGCTGCAGCTCCAGTGATGGTAGCCGGCGGTGCTGCTGGTGGATCAGATGCTCCTGTAGTTGAAGAAAAAACGGCTTTTGATGTAGTACTTAAAAGTGCTGGTGCTTCTAAACTAGCAGTAGTTAAGTTAGTAAAAGAATTGACTGGCTTAGGTCTGAAAGAAGCAAAAGAATTAGTTGATGCTGCTCCAAAAGCATTGAAAGAAGGGGTGGCCAAAGATGAAGCAGAATCTCTGAAAAAAGCATTAGAAGAAGCTGGCGCTGAAGTGGAGGTTAAGTAA
- the rplJ gene encoding 50S ribosomal protein L10 — protein sequence MTRKEKQAIVNELADKFATHQFFYITDAAGLSVASINRFRRLCFDKGMEYKVYKNTLIRKALDTLSANTSAMDTALKGQSGVLFSKESGSAPAKLLKAFYKAEAYGKGVEAKPAFKGAYIDSDVFVGAENLEVLNTIKSKQDLIGEIVGLLQSPAKNVISALQGGGNKLAGILKTLSEKE from the coding sequence ATGACAAGGAAAGAAAAACAAGCGATAGTTAACGAATTAGCAGATAAGTTTGCTACACACCAATTCTTTTACATCACAGACGCAGCTGGGCTTAGCGTTGCTAGTATAAACAGGTTCCGCAGGTTGTGTTTTGATAAGGGTATGGAGTATAAAGTATATAAAAATACTTTAATCCGGAAAGCTTTAGATACATTAAGTGCCAATACATCTGCTATGGATACTGCATTAAAAGGGCAATCAGGTGTATTGTTCTCAAAAGAGTCAGGCAGTGCTCCAGCTAAACTTTTAAAAGCGTTTTATAAAGCTGAAGCTTATGGTAAAGGAGTGGAAGCTAAACCTGCTTTTAAAGGAGCTTACATAGACAGTGATGTATTTGTTGGTGCTGAAAATTTAGAAGTACTGAACACAATTAAGTCGAAGCAAGATTTGATCGGCGAAATTGTTGGTCTGTTACAATCACCAGCTAAAAATGTTATATCTGCACTGCAAGGTGGAGGTAATAAGCTTGCGGGCATCCTGAAAACGTTATCTGAAAAAGAATAA
- the rplA gene encoding 50S ribosomal protein L1, giving the protein MAKNTKNRKAALAKVDLNKEYSLIDAAEVVKEITFTKFDASVDIDVRLGVDPRKADQMVRGIATLPHGTGKTVRVLVLCTPDKEQEAKDAGADYVGLDEYIQKIEKGWTDVDVIITMPSVMAKVGRLGRILGPRNLMPNPKSGTVTPDVARAVKEVKAGKIDFKVDKTGIIHTSIGKVSFSPDKLAENASEVISTLNRLKPSSAKGTYIRSITLSSTMSPAVPVDPSLTSAK; this is encoded by the coding sequence ATGGCAAAAAACACTAAAAACAGGAAAGCTGCTTTAGCTAAAGTAGACCTGAATAAAGAATATTCTTTGATTGATGCAGCAGAAGTAGTAAAAGAAATTACTTTCACTAAGTTTGATGCTTCAGTTGATATCGATGTACGATTAGGCGTAGATCCACGTAAAGCAGACCAAATGGTTCGTGGTATTGCTACATTGCCACACGGTACAGGAAAAACTGTTCGGGTGCTAGTTTTATGCACACCAGATAAAGAACAGGAAGCCAAAGATGCGGGTGCCGATTATGTTGGTTTGGATGAATATATCCAAAAAATTGAAAAAGGTTGGACGGATGTAGATGTAATTATCACAATGCCTTCTGTTATGGCGAAAGTTGGTCGTTTAGGCCGAATTTTGGGACCTCGTAATTTAATGCCAAATCCTAAATCGGGTACGGTTACTCCCGATGTAGCAAGAGCAGTGAAGGAAGTGAAAGCTGGTAAAATCGACTTTAAAGTGGATAAAACTGGTATCATCCACACAAGCATTGGAAAAGTTTCTTTTTCACCGGATAAGTTAGCGGAGAACGCTTCAGAAGTAATTTCCACATTAAATCGGTTAAAACCTTCATCTGCCAAAGGAACTTATATTAGAAGTATTACATTGTCAAGCACAATGAGTCCGGCAGTTCCAGTAGATCCAAGTTTAACTTCAGCAAAATAA
- the rplK gene encoding 50S ribosomal protein L11 → MAKEIKGYLKLQVKGGAANPSPPIGPALGSKGLNIMEFCKQFNARTQDKAGQICPVLITIYTDKSFDFVIKTPPSPVLLLDAAKIKSGSKEPNRNKVGSVTWDQVRTIAETKMPDLNAFKVESAMKLVAGTARSMGITVTGKAPWSE, encoded by the coding sequence ATGGCAAAAGAAATAAAAGGTTACCTGAAACTTCAGGTAAAGGGAGGTGCCGCGAATCCTTCGCCACCGATTGGACCTGCTCTTGGCTCAAAAGGCTTAAATATTATGGAATTCTGTAAGCAGTTTAATGCTAGAACCCAAGATAAAGCCGGCCAAATTTGTCCAGTGTTGATTACAATCTACACCGATAAGTCATTCGACTTTGTTATTAAAACTCCACCATCTCCTGTTTTATTATTAGATGCTGCTAAAATCAAAAGTGGCTCCAAAGAACCAAATCGTAATAAAGTTGGTTCGGTAACTTGGGATCAGGTAAGAACAATTGCGGAAACTAAAATGCCCGATTTAAATGCATTTAAAGTGGAATCTGCTATGAAGTTAGTAGCAGGTACTGCACGTAGCATGGGTATTACAGTTACAGGTAAAGCGCCCTGGAGCGAATAA
- the nusG gene encoding transcription termination/antitermination protein NusG, which yields MADLKWYVVRAVSGQEKKAKSYLETEISRQELTDYVPQVLIPAEKVYEMRNGKKRVRERNFFPGYILIHADLSHGEAEHIIISTPGVIGFLGANEGSAMKKPVPLRLSEVNRILGKVDETDETEETLESPFIVGETVKVMDGPFNGFAGTVEEVFEERKKLNVMVKIFGRNTPVELNYMQVEKES from the coding sequence ATGGCAGATTTAAAATGGTATGTAGTTCGTGCAGTAAGTGGTCAGGAAAAGAAAGCTAAATCTTACCTCGAAACTGAAATATCTAGACAAGAGCTTACCGATTATGTGCCGCAAGTATTAATTCCAGCGGAAAAGGTTTACGAGATGCGGAATGGAAAGAAAAGAGTGCGGGAACGTAACTTTTTCCCGGGCTATATTCTTATTCATGCTGATTTATCACATGGTGAAGCAGAGCACATTATTATCAGTACTCCTGGAGTAATTGGCTTTTTAGGTGCTAATGAAGGTTCTGCCATGAAAAAACCGGTACCTCTTCGTTTATCAGAAGTAAACCGTATTCTAGGTAAGGTAGATGAAACTGATGAAACGGAAGAAACTTTAGAGTCTCCGTTTATAGTAGGGGAAACAGTTAAAGTAATGGATGGACCATTTAACGGTTTCGCCGGCACTGTAGAAGAGGTATTTGAAGAAAGAAAAAAACTCAACGTTATGGTAAAAATATTTGGTAGAAATACACCGGTTGAGCTGAACTACATGCAGGTAGAAAAAGAGTCTTAA
- the secE gene encoding preprotein translocase subunit SecE, with protein MEKVKNYISDTVEEMRHRVSWPKYSELQNSSVLVLVGSIVFAIVVGLMDFVYDSTLSWFYNQF; from the coding sequence ATGGAAAAGGTTAAGAATTATATCAGTGATACAGTTGAGGAAATGAGACATCGTGTTTCATGGCCAAAGTATAGCGAGTTACAGAATAGCTCGGTATTAGTATTGGTAGGCTCAATTGTATTTGCGATTGTTGTGGGCCTGATGGATTTTGTATACGATTCTACCTTATCGTGGTTTTACAACCAGTTTTAA